CAGGCCGCGCTCCAGGCCGGGCATGCCCGCGCCGTCCAGTCGCGCCGCTGCCTTCCGGTAGGCGGCCTCGGCTGCGGGGGCCCGGCCGGTCGCGGCGAGCCGCAGCGCCGCGTACCACTGGGTGAACACGCCCACCAGCGGCAGTTCGTGACGGTCCGCCAGGAGATCCGCTGCCGCCGCGTGGCCGTCGGCGCCCGGGAAGTCCGCGAGCGCGCCGCGGGCCTGGAGACGGATGAGGTGGCCGAGGACCTCGTAGGTGGCGAGCCCGTGCCGGGTGGAGAGGGTCACGAGTTCGGCGCCGATCGCGTCCCGGTGTGCGGCCAGACCGGTGCGGTGGAAGGTCTGCATGAACAGCCCGTTGAGGGCGAACGCGAGGAGTGCGGGGTCGTCGAGGCGGCGGGCGATCTCCTCGGCCTGCCGGGCGGCCTGCGGCCCGCGTGCCGACCGGGTGCCGCGTGACTCCAGGGCGATGGTGGCGAGCAGGCGGGCCCGAGCCGCCGGGTGGGCGTCGGGCCGGAGCGCGGCCAGGGTGCGTTCGGCCGCCGCCACGACCTGCGCGGCCTGGGGCGGGTCGTCGACGCGGGTCCAGATCGCCGGGACGTCGTACGCGCCGATCACGCGCGCGGTGAGCTCCGCGTCGCCCAGTTCCTCCGCCGCCTCGATGGCCGCCATCCGGTGTTCGCGGGCCGCTTCGAGGCCGCCGCCGCCCGTCACCGCGAGGTTGCGCAGCAGGCTCACCGTCGAGTCCAGCCTGGCGCGGGCTCCTGCCGCCACGGTCCGGTCATAGGCGGTGGCGGCCCGTGCCCATACCCGCTCCGCCGCGTCACCGGCCCCGGACGACGCGGGGTCGAGGTGGGGGGCCTGGCCGAGGATGTCCGTCTCCAGGTGGCGAAGGCCCGGGCCGGGATCCAAGCCGAGCTGCTCGACCAGGAGCGCGCGGGCCCGGCGCAGGACCGCGAGCGCGTCGCCCTGACGGCCGGTGCGGTAGAGCGCGAGGGCGAGGAGCCGCCAGGCGTCCTCGCGCCAGGGGTGCTCGGCCACGTGTGCGTCGAGGTCCGGCACCGCGTCGGCGGCGCGGCCCAGGGCGAGGCGTGCCTCCGCCCGGCGTTCGACGGCGTGCAGGCGCAGCTCGCCCAGGCGGGAGCGCTCGGCGCGGGCCCAGGCCTCGTCGGTGAAGTCGGCGTAGGCGGGGCCGCGCCACCACCCGAGCGCCTCTTCAAGGCGGCCGAGGGCCTGCTGCGGGGGCAGGGTCGCGGTGTCGGTCACCGTCTGCTCGAAGCGCCAGGCGTCCACCGTGCCGGGGTCGGCGCGCAGGGCGTACCCCGGGCCCTCGGTGACGAGGAGCCGGGCGGGTGTGCGGGGCGGGCGCTCCGGCTCCAGGGCGCGGCGCAGCGCGGCCACGAAGGTGCGTACCGTCCCGGTCGCGTCCTGGGGCGGGTCCGTCCACAGGTCGTCGACGAGGCGGGCGACCGGGACGACACGGCGGCGGGCAACGATCAGCCGGGCGAGGACCGCGCGGTGCCGTGGCCCCTTCAGCGCGACGGCGTCGCCCACACCGTCCCAGGCCGCCACCGGCCCGAGCACCCCGAACGCGACCTGCACGCTTGACCGCCCTCTCCGTCAGTTCCGTCCGCCCGTCTGTGGGCATCGTCCCTGGTCACGGTAGCGCGCTCATTGGATGCTCATCGGCGCCCGGCAGGCTCGGAAGCACCTGTTCCGACACCCACCGAAGGACCGCCACCATGACCCCAGCCATCGAGAACTTCAGCTACCGGCGCGTGCCCGTCACGGAGGGCTCGGAGGTGTCGGATGGCGTCTCGCTGAACGTGGCCGTCGGCGGCTCCGGCCCGCCGCTCGTGCTGCTGCACGGCTTCCCGCAGACCCATCTGATGTGGCGGCATGTCGCCGCCGACCTCGCCGCGGACCACACGGTGATCTGCCCGGACCTGCGTGGTTACGGAGCGAGTGACAAGCCCGCGGAGACCGATGGCAGCACGTATTCCAAGCGCACCATGGCCGCCGACGTCGTCGCCGTGGCCCGCGCGCTCGGCCACGACCGTTTCGCGTTGGCCGGGCACGACCGCGGCGCCCTGGTCGCCTTCCGCGCCGGGCTCGACCATCCCGACGCGGTCACTCACCTGGCCTGCCTCGACGTGCTGCCCACGCTGGACATGTGGGACGTGATGCACGGCGTCACCGCATCCGTCGGTTTCCACCTGTATCTGATGGCCCAACCCCCGGGCCTGCCCGAGGAGTTGATCGCCGCCGCCCCGGACGCGTTCTTCGGTCACTTCCTCGACGTCTGGACGAACGACCCGCGGGCGATCCCCGCCGACGCGCGCGCCGCCTACCTGGACGCCTGTCGCGCCGCCGTGCCCTCGATCGTGGCCGACTACCGTGCCTCCGCCGGTGCCGACGTCGAGCACGACCGGGCCGACCGGGACAGCGGCAGCAAGCTGCGGATGCCGGTCGCCGTGCTCCAGCAGGACTGGGGCGCCGCGCTCGGCTTCGACGCGGCGGAGCTGTGGGGCGCCTGGGCACCGGACCTGCGGCACACCGCTGTCACCTGCGGCCACTTCATGGCGGAGGAAGCGCCCGCCGAGATCGCCGCCGCGCTGCGGGACCTCCTCTCCCGTCCCGCGTAAATGCGTTGGAGTCGGCCCGCGCTGCCGCATAGCGTCTCCCGGTCGATGGATCACCGGCGCTCCGCTCACGTACATGTGCGCACGGAGCGCCATGCAGAGCCAGTTGCGGAAGTGGAGTCACGGTGGAGCACAACGGGTGGGCCGACGAACGGTTCGGGGCGGTCGCGGACGCCTTCGCACGGAACTTCACCGAGTCCGGTGAACTCGGCGCGTCCGTCGCGGTGTTCGTCGACGGGCGTCAGGTCGTCGACCTGTGGGGCGGCATCGCGGACGAGCGGACCGGGCGCGCCTGGGACGAGCACACGGTCGTCCCGGTGTTCTCCTGCGCGAAGGGCGTCGTCAGTGTCTGCGTCCATCTCCTCGCCCAGGAGGGCCGCCTGGACCTCGACGCCCCGATCGCCCTGCACTGGCCGGAGTTCGCCCATGGCGGCAAGGAGGCGATCACGCCGCGCATGATCCTCGCGCACCGCGCCGGACTGCCCGTCCTGGAGCGCACCCTGAGCTTCGACGAGATCACCGCGTGGACGCCGGTGGTCCGCGCGATCGAGGAGCAGGAGCCGCTCTGGGAGCCGGGTGCCGCCCACGAGTACCACGGGCACACCTTCGGCTTCGTCCTCGGCGAGCTGATCCGCCGCGTCACGGGCCTCACCCCTAGCGCGTACTTCCGTCGGGCCATCGGCGACGGCCTCGGCCTGCGGACCTGGATCGGCCTGCCCGACGAGGAGGTCGCCCACCTGGCCCGGCTCGCCGAGGCCGAGGGCCGACCGGGGAATCCGGACCCCGAGTCCCTGGTCATGCGGATCGTGACGATGAACGGCGCCTTCACCTTCCCCGGTCTCGACGCGCCGCACGGCTGGAACGACCCGGCGCTGCTGTGCGCCGAGATTCCCGGCGCGGGCGCGGTGTCGTCGGCGCGCTCACTGGCGACGCTGTACGCGGCCACGGCGACGGGAGTCGACGGCTCGGCGCGACTGCTCACCCGGGAGACGGTGACCGACGCGCTGCGCGAACTCACCGCGGGCCCCTCCTGGTCGGGCTTCCCTGACCTGGGTGCCCGCTGGGGTTCGGGCTTTCTGCTCGACGCCCCGCGGTTCCGGCCGATGCTCGGCGCGCGCAGCTTCGGCAACGACGGCTCGGGAGGCCAATTCGCCTTCGGGGACGACGAGTTCGGGGTGGGATTCGCCTACACCGCGAACCGCATGATCGGCCATGGCGACGCCCGGTCCGCGCGGCTCATCGGCGCGGTCAGGGAGTGCTTGTCGGCAGCGTGAACCACCGGTCTCGCACGTAATCATCGGCTCTCACGTAGAGGTCCTGCACCGGTCGGCCAACTGTGGCATTCAGCTCGCCGGCCGTGCAGAACGCACTCATGTCCGGTATGCCGGACAGAGGCCCACGCCTGCCGATCCCGGTCATGCGTATGCTCACCGACTCGGCTCGGAAATCTGTTCGCGGATTTCTGTTATCTCCATACGCCCACGCGATCTCCCAGGTGTAAGGCCAGAACGTGCCGACGAAGAAAGCGAGTGAGGCAGCCCATGATCGGTGATC
This Streptomyces sp. NBC_01283 DNA region includes the following protein-coding sequences:
- a CDS encoding BTAD domain-containing putative transcriptional regulator yields the protein MQVAFGVLGPVAAWDGVGDAVALKGPRHRAVLARLIVARRRVVPVARLVDDLWTDPPQDATGTVRTFVAALRRALEPERPPRTPARLLVTEGPGYALRADPGTVDAWRFEQTVTDTATLPPQQALGRLEEALGWWRGPAYADFTDEAWARAERSRLGELRLHAVERRAEARLALGRAADAVPDLDAHVAEHPWREDAWRLLALALYRTGRQGDALAVLRRARALLVEQLGLDPGPGLRHLETDILGQAPHLDPASSGAGDAAERVWARAATAYDRTVAAGARARLDSTVSLLRNLAVTGGGGLEAAREHRMAAIEAAEELGDAELTARVIGAYDVPAIWTRVDDPPQAAQVVAAAERTLAALRPDAHPAARARLLATIALESRGTRSARGPQAARQAEEIARRLDDPALLAFALNGLFMQTFHRTGLAAHRDAIGAELVTLSTRHGLATYEVLGHLIRLQARGALADFPGADGHAAAADLLADRHELPLVGVFTQWYAALRLAATGRAPAAEAAYRKAAARLDGAGMPGLERGLLPLALLCLRHGRPTPAEAQADLPIEAGIDRGLDENTDWGPYEPWARPFVLLSQDRRDAAAKALRLLPDPPRDLLLEALWCLTGRAAIAVGDRETMERARAELTSAAGELAGAGSGLLTLGPVAGHLDDLTSALRHSR
- a CDS encoding alpha/beta fold hydrolase; the encoded protein is MTPAIENFSYRRVPVTEGSEVSDGVSLNVAVGGSGPPLVLLHGFPQTHLMWRHVAADLAADHTVICPDLRGYGASDKPAETDGSTYSKRTMAADVVAVARALGHDRFALAGHDRGALVAFRAGLDHPDAVTHLACLDVLPTLDMWDVMHGVTASVGFHLYLMAQPPGLPEELIAAAPDAFFGHFLDVWTNDPRAIPADARAAYLDACRAAVPSIVADYRASAGADVEHDRADRDSGSKLRMPVAVLQQDWGAALGFDAAELWGAWAPDLRHTAVTCGHFMAEEAPAEIAAALRDLLSRPA
- a CDS encoding serine hydrolase domain-containing protein, translating into MEHNGWADERFGAVADAFARNFTESGELGASVAVFVDGRQVVDLWGGIADERTGRAWDEHTVVPVFSCAKGVVSVCVHLLAQEGRLDLDAPIALHWPEFAHGGKEAITPRMILAHRAGLPVLERTLSFDEITAWTPVVRAIEEQEPLWEPGAAHEYHGHTFGFVLGELIRRVTGLTPSAYFRRAIGDGLGLRTWIGLPDEEVAHLARLAEAEGRPGNPDPESLVMRIVTMNGAFTFPGLDAPHGWNDPALLCAEIPGAGAVSSARSLATLYAATATGVDGSARLLTRETVTDALRELTAGPSWSGFPDLGARWGSGFLLDAPRFRPMLGARSFGNDGSGGQFAFGDDEFGVGFAYTANRMIGHGDARSARLIGAVRECLSAA